The genomic stretch GGGGCATTGTCCGTCTCCCCGGCATGATGCCGTGGAAGGGTGCTTTGCTGGGGCGGAGATGCGATCTATCGATcgccatggcgtcgagggtttcggcgtagaggatgttgaggccgctgcctccatccatcagcaccttggtgaggcgcttcGTGCCGATGATGGgatcgacgacgagagggtagcgcccCGGATGTGGGACGTGTTCCGGGTGATCGGAATGGTTGAAGGTTATGGCGGATCTTGACCAGTTAAGGAAGACCGGGGTGGCAGGGTCGAccgcgtagacctcgcggcgtTCCAACTTCCGGCGACGCTTGGAGTCGTAGGCCGCCGGTCCGgcaaagatcatgaagcagccgttgACATTCGGGAAGCCGTCCTCCTTCTCTCCGGTgttcttcccctcctcctcggGCTTCCTTCTCTGGTCGCCCTTCATGGAGTTGCTGacaaagaacctcttcatgaggttgcagtctttgtaggcgtgcttgacggggaacttgtggtttgggcacggtccctcgagcagcttgtcgaagtgGCCCGGGGTGCCCTCGGGGGCGGCCGTCCACTCTTGTGTTCGACGACGGCCACGAGGGAGTCCTCGCgtcgctgcttgttcttcttcttcttctgacggttggaggtgccttcgtcggcatcctcctcccgcttcgccttacCCTTGGAGAGATCGAATATCGCCCCGACGGCCTCCTTGCCAGAGGCGAAGTTGGTGGcgatgtcgaggagctcctcGGTGGTCCGTGGGCCCATGCATCCCAGTTTGTGGACCAGAGTCCTACAGGAGGTCCCTGCCAAGAAGGCTCTGATGACATCAGtatcggcgacgttggagagctcggtgcgcttcctggagaagcgccggatgtactCTCGGAGAGTctcatccgacccctggcggcagctccagagGTTCCAGGAGTTTCcagggcgcatgtacgtgccctggaagtttcccacgaagATGTCCTTCAGGTTGTTCCAGTTCCGGATCCGGCCTGATGGAAGGTGTTCTAGCCATGCTCGCGTGGAGTCGGCTAGGAACAGAGGGAGGTTGTGGATGATGAACATGTCgtcatccgccccaccggcctgacagtCAAGGCGGTAGTCGTTGAGCCAAAGTCCGAGGTTCGTCTCCCTGGAGTATTTGGTGATGTTGGAGGGCGGCCTGAAGCGCGCCGCGAACGGCGCGTTGAGGATCCGCGCGGAGAAAGCCTTGGGCCCCACtaggtcggggctcgggctccgGTCTTCTCTGTTGTCGTAGCGGCCACCACGGCGTACGTGGTAGCCGTGGTCGGCtccgtcctccctgtccgcacgGGGGCGTCTCCGTGCATCCAAGGTGTCGCGTGCATCACAGATAGGACCGACGCATTAGTGGACGGATAGGGCTCTACCGCCCGCACGTGGTGGGGTCCGTTGAACGGGCGAGGCCTGGTTTCCACTGTGGGAGGAAGGTTGGTGGATAGACCCTCCACGCCTCTCGAGAGGCGCGGAGGGTGTGACCCTGCTGGCGTCGTGTCCGCGTCGCTGGGACACGGAGCTCTCTGCCTGCTGGACTGCTGCACACTCAAGCAGGTCGCGTACCTCTTGGTGGGcctgtcgctcctcgggcgttgccgatcggggagtcgtcggagtagggctgccgcggcGGTGATGTTTTGGCTGGTGCATGCGAAGAATTGGGGACGATCCTCGTCCCCACAGATGCGCCGGTGGACATTGCGGGCCCGATGGCGCGCTCTGCCCTCGTTGCGGTGGTGCTCGATCTCCTGCTCGAGCACCGCGCATTCCTCCGGCAGCCAGGGCTGCGCTGGGACCCTGGCATGTGCTCCGACTGTGGCTGTGGAGTTGGGTGGGGGAGTATGCTGCTCCCCTTCGTCATCATCGTTGCTGGCCCTCGcggagtgcgcgtcagccatgaagcactcgcgcgaggggtggtagCTTCTGTTGCTGGAGCCAACGTCGGAGGTTACTTCCGGCCTTTCCATAAGGGGAGGCAAGACAGCCCCCGAGGCGTACTCCTTCATGCCCACGAACTCGTCGTCCGTGGGTAGCACGATCATGGATCGTGCCAGGAAACGACCGTAAGTCGCTGCGGCGTTGAGTAGACCAAAGGGCCATTCCTCCGAGGAGGACCCTGTGGTACGTGCCCGGTGACTCCCCATCATTCCGACGGCGGAGCCAGGGGTGACGGGGTGAGTGGGTTGGACGGGAAGAGGAATCAAAGTGATTCCCTCTaccgtggcgaggaagtccaggctcccaaaATGGACatgggagcccggagcaaagccgATGTCGTTGTTGGCCATCCGAAGTCGGTGATGAACGTCGAACGCGCaaagttcccctacctggcgcgccaactgtcggtgtcaagaatcacgggtcgaGACTACCGGcttagtaaatttgttttctctgCGCgttaggctcggatggttgtacgggaggacacgaggattagactggttcgggcaggaatagccctacatccagtgtgggtggctgctcgtgttactcgtacCAAGTTTGCAGTAGGGGCTACAAAcgagcgagagagggaagctggttccCAGGTCTCTGTGGGTGTTTGCCGACACATCAAAGTGTCTTGAGCGCTAAGGTTCTACGAGAGCTGTTGTGTGCGTTCGGTGTTGTTCTATCATCTCTTGGGCCTCTCCTTCCCTCGGGTCCCCTAGGCCCCTTATATAGTGTAAGGAGGACACAGGGGTTACAAAATGAGCTGGGAGTAAGGAaggtaaaaaagataaaacaagAAAGCGGGAGGAGCTACTGGAGACGCCGTCTTCCTTTCTTGTCTCTGCGTCTTGTCGGTACTGCTACCTGGAAAGGGCAgttgccgttgggtcccatCAATGATTCGGCGGTCGGACACTGTAGCCGAGCACGCGAGTCGCATATGGCGGCTGACCACTATAGCCGTGCAAGTTGGTGGTGATGACCGGCCACTGTAGCCGTGTAAGTGGCAGGAGGCGgccgaccactgtagccacATGTTCTGACAGGGCGGTGCGGTTGAAGTGCACTTCTTGCCAGGCTGCGCAGGAAACCAGGCGGTTTGCCCTCCTTCGCTAGACGGTATGGGCTATGAGTACCCTATGACAGGTGTTGCAGAGGGATAAGACGGTTCAGCCGTAGCCCTGTATTGCCGTCGTAGCACGGTGCAGTCTGGCATTCCGACAGGTCATGTCGAGGAATGCGGGCGCCTCTCCACACGTTAGAACCGTATCCTGGAGCATGCACATCCCATCGGTTATGTTTTGGTGAGCTCGGGGGGACCCACTAGGCTCGTGCTTCCGTGTGGCGGTTGCACATTccttcgggcgaggcggagccccgtttcgaggggtcgggtgcgtccgaccccttgcgctcggggccgggcgaggcggaacgctGCTTTGAGGGGTCGAGCGCGTCTGACCCCttgcgctcggggtcgggcgaggtggaactctgcttcgaggggtcgggcgtgtccgacccctggcgcccggggtcgggcgaggcagagcgcAGTACCTCCGGGGTGTATTTAGTCGGTGGGGATTTTACGGGTGCTGGGGGTGGGCCCTGGCCTTTACGACCGTTGATTAGGGAATGtaaggaggtcattaatatttctcCCCGACAACCACGTTAAAGAAATAATAGATTAGAAAGTAAAGGAGCAGATGGGATCGTGTacatagaagaaaaaaatgaaagcaAGAGAATCTCCCCCGATAGAGTGTATCCTGATCCATCGGGTGGTCGGTGTGTGATGGAAAAACGACAGCATGACGTACCACCAGTAGAGAACTAATCGCTGAGTTGCGAAATCAACCCAACGACGATATTGATGTAGGTGATGACGAAGCAGTTGTAGGTGATGGTAAATCTGCCATCAAGCTCGTTGGGGATGATCTCACGATTACCCCTACCTGGCGCCCCTAGCCCGGTAGtgcaccagggggttacccaagtggttgatttatagGTAGAGGGGATTGCGAAacctagaactcgaaggtgatcgcgagaacacgagAGACACGagagttttagacaggttcgggcctccgaaaagtaataccctacgtcctgtatacTGATGGTTTGTATTGCTCGAGAGTTGATGATTTGATGGGATGCCCTTAATCGcctaggctgatgacctaggatTACAATTTTGGATCTAATCTACTCTGtcgttacatggaaggtaatctgagtcggattacaatacgtatcccgtaatatctgggctgatttgaatcgcccgatctccttggcgtgtactccaagtatcttcatgtccttgacCCGCACGTTTtggtcgggtgggcccacttgttaggaccgaccagtatcctgtAGAGATCCATGAGGTACCCACATCACTCAGATATAGTTAAACTATTAGCACAACCATGCAATTAGAAATCGCATTTGAACCTCATTATCAGAGAGGCGCGTAGAACTTGTCTTAAGCATCTGAATAGAGAGCAAATTTTGAGTGGCTTATGAGCTTAGGCGACTAGGCAGTGAAGTGAACTAGGCGTGTTGGTATATGATGTTTGTATTTTCCGAATTGTATTTGGCTTATCACTTGAAAATAGCTCTCTTTTGAGAATAataacatactccctccatcccatatTAAGTGCATTTCTAAAGTTCAATGTGAAAACCAAAGCAACGGTTAAAATGACTTTGTTACCCCTATAAGACACTAGCTTCAGTGACCGCACCTCCTCGTGCTGCAGCTCCATGCGGAGGCGGAAGGATTTCTAGAAGCatcatctattttttttaacacaTGTTAATGACGAGGGGTTGAGAAGCGTCCAGACTTCGGATGGAGGTTACACGAGTCGATCTTTCTTCCTCTGAGCTGGGTCACATGGTAGCCTTATAGCTTGATCTCGTACCTATCTGTGTAAATATTTTAGGATAAATTTTAAATCGTAGAGGTGCAAatattttaggacggagggagtatttttatACATATTTGACCATCTACTCAACTTTTTTTATTATGATCAGATCTTTTTGTTACAAAATTCAAAGTATAAGATCGTACTGTTTTCGTGCCTGCTAGCATGGCCACGTTAGCATGCTATCTTTGTCCCGTTCGATATGGTTCGAAAGGTTTCGATCGCATATGCCAGTTTTGTTGTGGTCGATACTCATGCTCACATGTCTTGACCAAGCAAGAAGTGATATTGACCTTTCATGCTGCAATTTCATATTACTTTTCCTGCCATATGCATTCATCGCTGCTATAAACATTGAGCTAGCCTTCTTCATTGTAGAAGAAAAGTGATACTTTGTTTAGCAGAGATGGCAGATCATATCATGCAAAACACATGTACGTTGCCGCAGTGCCGAGTCACCTTAAATTGTTTTCGACTCTTTACGTACTGTTGTGTTGCTACCGATACGAGGCCGAATCACTTCACATCAATTTCGATTCGTTTCCTTATCTATTTCTCAAAAATTCAAGTTAAGGCCCAACATTGCATTTTTCAGCCAATTTGGATCACGATATACCAGGTCAACGCGGGTCAATTCAACCCCTGGCCCGATTGAGCGCAGGCCTCCTCACCGTCCACCagtccacctcgccgccgccgccgccgccgctgtgctttcctccgcctcctctcccgcgccgccgccgctcgcacgCTCCTTTCTATCCCTGGAGGGCGACGGCTCGGATCCCTCCTCCAGGCACCAGCGTGGCCGCCCCATCTCGACTGCCTCCGCCTGAATACCCCCCTGCCCCATAAGGCCTGGCCTTGAAGGCCACTCGCCTCTtgattccggcggcggcggtggagagggaggggcgATGCCGAAGCGGACGACGCACACGTACTCGAGCGAGGACGCGCTGCCGGAGGGCCCCGAGTCTGACCTCTTCGTCTACTACTGCAAGCACTGCGCCTCCCACGTCCTCATCACCGGtcagctcctcctccccactCGGTTAATTTTGCCAGATCTATGTAGTCTGCTAGGGAGGCCTTGGATTCCAGCGGAAGAATTAGCTTGGAACTGTTTAAGTGGGGGGTGGTTTTTATCTAATCCCTGCATAGCCACAAGTTTCAGACCACGCAACAGCATTTACCTGCATACTAgatgttcttcttcatttgtACTATTCTAGCTCTGGATCACCGTTTGTCAGTGAGCAGGAGAAAGTGAACTTATAGGGAATGTGGTGGAGATGAAGAACATGACATaagcagtggcggagcttggACACAAAAGAAGAGGGGGCCAGACTACTATTTTTCTTTCCACTTCAGAATTCAAATCCAGTGCTTAATTAAGAGTTTCTCTAGTttaggggggaggggggcataACCCACTTTGGTCTTCACTAACTTCCGCCACTGACCTTATGATTAGTCTGATTTTGGTTGCTAGATACCAAAAGGATTTTCAAAACATAATCAAGGCAGTGTCCTCCTTTGATGCACATTTGATcctaatgaacttagaactgcTTAATCTTTATTACCATTCTAAAAGATGTGATCATGCTGTATGGACATTTAAAGGTACCACTCAAAAAGATGTGACAATGAATTCTCAAATTGATTTCTGAGGTTTCACTCTTTTTCATGGCTTTTTCTATATTCTTGTGCCGTCATACATTGAGGGCACTTATATTTAGTGGTCTGCCTGCTCAAGAAATTGGACATTGCAAAATTATAATTACAGTACCATGCCATTTAGAATCTCTGATGCATACGTAGTGGGCCATATTTTTACTTTCAACTAGGCTAAAAGCTTTGGGTAGTCTAATTTAGTATTCTAAGTTGATGCAATGCGTTTTTTAAGTTTATATTAATCATCACTAGCAGatttttcttaatttctttCCAAGAGGATTTGCTACTGTTTATCTGCTTTTGTAATAACTAGTTTGAGTGATTCAAGAATGAAAGTTTTGTATATTCAAGTCTGATATGTTTGTTCTGAAGACACCCAATTGCAGAAAATGCCCAAGCGAAAGACTGACAGAGCACATGTTTTAGACAAGACTAAGCATCTCTCAAGGCTAAATGTGAAGGAGTCGGGAAAAGTAATGTTGAAACGGTATAATAATCATCCCTCATGTTGAAGTACTTCACCTGTACTTCTTATTGTAGCTAGGTTCTGATTAAATCCACTTTCTTGCTGGTTATACATTCTTCTCTAAATTCTAAATGCTGGTGAATACCTTCAGTTTGTCAGGTAGTATGTAACTAAGGAATTGGGTGCTATGTTCTACATGTGTGCACAGTTGTCTTCTAGGGGGAAGACATCTCTTGGTGGCCTCATTAATGCAGTGTGTGTTTGCATATTTTTCAATAGCATAGCAGTATTATTACACACTATTTTAATTACTGAATTGTGTTTATATAACATGATCCACATTTCCATGTGCATATTCCTTCGCAACAATCCACCTCAGGGTTATTGTGCCAAAGTGATTACCAGGTTGTGCTTATGTAAATAATCTTTGATGCAGTGGTGAAGGAAAGCTTGAAAAGCAGTTCCGCATGAGCTGTTTAGGATGTGACCTTTTTGTTTGTTACCGATCAGAAGAGGATCTGGAGCACGCCCCTTTTATATATGTTGTTGATGGAGCACTGAGTTCAGTTGCAGCTGAGACAAATCCACATGTACATACCGCCCTCAACTGAAATGTCCTTTGGTAGATTCAGCCTGTTTCTCTTCTCTGCTTCATGATCATGAAAACTGTAGGATGCTCCTGTACCCCCTTGCATCACACAACTGGAAGGTGGACTTGTCCAAGTAGCCATTGAAGTGGAAGACCGGGCACAGCGTTCAGCAATAACAAGTACGTACTTTAACATTGTAGTAAGTTATTTCTTGAGACGACAACATGCAATGTTTATGTAAAATTTGTGCATGAATGCACTGACAGTTTTATGTGGAACATAGATGATCTGGGACAATACTTTACACTATTTCTTTCAGTTCACTGGCACATACAATGTGGTGATGGAATTGTGTACTTTCAGGAGTGAATGCTGATGATGTTCGAGTAACAGTAGCTGCCCCTGCTGCACGAGGGGAAGCGAACAGTGAGTTGCTAGAATTTATGGGCAAGGTGATTTTCTTTAATGGCACTCTAATTTTCATTCATATTGTACCTTTGAGCCTTGTAAAAAGCGGTATTCTAAATGCTCCATCCAGTAAAAGATAAGTGCCATCACAATGAGTATTGCTTAACTTTGCTAAAAATATCTTTATCAATGTATGTGCAAATTATACAATACAGTAtttccctcaaaaaaaaattatacaataTAGTATGCTTTTGGTTGTTCAAATATATCAATTTAGTTGATGGTCTCAATTTTGAATAAGCAGTTTCAATTAACTTTGAGCCTTGTTATGTGAAGATGTCCATGCTGATGGTTTGTGAAATCAGGTTCTTGGCCTAAGATTGACTCAGATGACTCTTCAAAGAGGATGGAATAATAAATCAAAGCTTCTGATTGTGAGTTCTCACTTCTTACCCCAAATCACATGGACTGTGGAAATTGATTTCATTAGTATCGGAATCTGATGCACTGCTACTGATTATTTCTCCCTTCTAAAACTATACTTGGGCTTTGTTACAAGGTCGAGGATTTGTCTGCACGGCAGGTGTACGAGAAGCTCCTAGAAGCTGTACAGCCTTAGGAAACTGACCAATGTGTCATGCGTTTGGATATTTCTCTTTTGATGGCACAAGAGAAAGTTCCCACTCATTGCGCGACAGAAGAGCAGAACGTACGTGCTGAAACTATGTTGAAAACACCGCTGAAGTACAACTAGACCGGAGCCAATCTGGACAGTATCCCATTTCCCATTCATTGTTTCTGTTGCACCTTCTCTGTTGGTTATTTCCTTAATTGTGATGCAAAGTGCTTTGCGTGTTGTAAAGATTGCTGCACGATATTGACTGTTGCGTCTGATGAGCTTGTGGATGATTTCTGCTAATTAGCCGCCTCATCTGGCCTACCTCGCGCCAGGCCTACCTACGGATGTGAGAAAGATGAGGTGGAGAAGAAAATACACCATGGCAAAAATAGGTAGAATTCATCATTCTGAAAATCGAAGCAGACACCAAACCACGCTAACAACACGTCTGGGAATTTCTTTCTTGCAAGATAAAGAACTCGCCATTATTTGCCCAAACTCCAAATAGAATGCAATTCATCTGAACATCGCTAAGCTTAAACAACATGCTACCACGGATTGGGCTGGGAAGAAGATGAGGCTGGCAGTGGCAGGGTGCCACCACGGGTTTTAAGTGCTATAATCATGCTACCAATACGCTGTAGCACCACTTAAATTACACCAAAAAATTTCTATATAAATACGAATGAATAGCATCGTCTACTTACATGCATTCGCACGTCACAGCCATAACTGTTTGCTTATTTGTTACCACTTTTAACCTCAAAATTTATGGTGATGATTGATATAATCTATTTACATTTTTATAGAGTttttattcacaaattattTTTTGTGAAATAATATTCACAAATTATGAGGGTCAATGCACGCCTTTGCCGCACCCGTTGAAACTTGAAACCAGATACCACAAAACCTCTGCAAACTTGGGGACAAAACCCTCCCCATTTCTCGCTGGACGCCTGGACCAAGGAGGCGAGCAAAATCGACCCCCATTTCCCCCAAATTTCACCGCCAGATTCGGTGCTGCCTGGACCGGTTTCCTCTGCATCTTTGGAGGATTTATTTACAAGGGGCGGGCGATTCAGAGCGCAATCCCATTGGCTTCTCCCCCTAGTTCTTCCATCCGATTTCACGATTCAGGGCGCAATCCCTTGGCTTCTCCCCCCAGTTCTTTCATCCGATTTCGCTATTTTTTGCTGGCTGAATCGTGCAAGCAGTGTCGGCGAGCCATGGGCGGAAGTGAAGATGGGGGATCGTGCAATCTGCTCCAGGTTCTTTTCGGTAGGGGGATTTTTCTTCCATAAACAAAGATTTGTGAGTGGATCGAATGCCGGATTCATTTGGTTCTAGTTTTCACATCCCTGGTTTTAGTACATTCAGGTTGGATTATGCATGGAAAGGGGTTGAAGGAGGAATGCAAACCGTTTATCAGGGGTATACAGTTTTGGGGTATTGTAGACATCTAAGAGTTGTTGCAGCAAGCACACTGCCATATCATTTCGCCATAGTCAAGTTTGCTTTTCTGCAACTGGATTAGGATTTAGGTAGTACATAGCAGGGGTTTATGGTACATAAAGTAGTTTCGGTTGTTCCTTGTGCTGTATTTGCTTGAcgtgtttttcttttccaatTCCAGAGGGGGCTGCagctggaggagctgctggtGTGGTCGTCGAAACAGCTTTATACCCCATTGATACAATAAAGACCAGGCTTCAGGTAAGTTGATTACATTTACATACAGTCCCCTTTTGTTCAGCTTATTACGCAGCGATTGTTCTGCAAATAGCTCATACTTATATGCATGGTAGTATGCATATCTTTAGCACCAATTAACTCACCTGTTTAGTTACTTTAGACCAATGTGTCCCCACAATCTCTTTTTTACATGGCCTTATGGATGTGCTTGCGACGTCCGTAAGGATTCTATCTGTTCCTGAAGCAGCACTGCATGTTTCAATGTTTATTTGCTTCTGTGCTTACGCTTTGCTGAGTAACCATATTCTTGAAGTATCAAAGGTTCATAGACGCATTTTATGagaatttttctcttttttgtatAGGCTGCACAAGGTGGAAATAAAATTCAATGGAAAGGCCTGTATGCTGGGTTAGGTGGAAATATCGTGGGTGTTCTTCCGTGAGTATTTAGTGTTATAGTGAAGACTGAAGAATAGCATATTTCTTATGCTAGTCTGGGGCGATACAAACAGAATTTGGGTGTATCACTTATGTTTTAGTGTATTACAGTATTGCCTATTCTCATCTATTGCAGAATTTGCCTAGATTTTGGTTTTATTCTGTCCATACTGTATTGAGGTTTTACTACTTACTAGTTCATGATCATATTTCCAAGGTTAATGCATATTTATGTTCCTGACAAATGTGCTATATATATCCGTATTGAGAATCTGAGACCTGATTATGCTATCATTGTCACTTTTTTTGCTACATATATCTGTTTCCATTTGTTTTCTCTGAGTAATTCCACATTTGTTACAGTGCTTCTGCAATATTTGTGGGCGTATATGAACCAGCTAAAAGAAAACTACTGGAAATGTTTCCTGAAAATTTGAGTGCTATTGCTCATCTGGTAAGTCAGCTTAAAAAGTATCTGTCATAGCCTTGTTGATTTCTTAGTTTCGAGTCTGTAGAATTACTTGGTGAcaaattaaatgcaattatactTCATAAAAATACTAATATTATGCTATTTCCTTTCTACCCTTTTTGTTTTACAAATTACGATGGTTCTGTGTTCTGAAGAAATATGCAACAGACTGCAGGGGCAATTGGTGGGGCTGCTTCTTCTCTTATTCGCGTTCCCACGGAggttagttttttttccctttctgcCATTGTCACATTCAAATGTTGTTGAAATTGAAATCAATTTCATTGGATTCAGGTGGTTAAACAAAGAATGCAAATGAGTCAATTCAAGACTGCACCTGATGCTGTTCGCCTTATTGTTGCTAAAGAAGGAATCAAGGGTCTTTATGCTGTATGTACCTTTTAATCATATGgcaatttcttttgtttcatgtTTTTGTGGGATTCTGATGAATTACATCTATTAGGACGACCATATTTCCATTTTTGCTGTCTAAGTTTTAATTTCAGTGGCTCATCAGTCCTACACACTTGTTTATTTTGCTTGCAGGGCTATGGCTCCTTTCTACTGCGAGATCTACCATTTGATGCTATTCAATTTTGCATATATGAGCAGCTCCGAATTGGCTATCGATTAGCGGTATTTATCTTATTCATGTTTGATGAATCTCATGTATTGTTCATGAAGAAATCTAATTATCTTTTAAAGCAGCATGCCATGAGGAGTGATTAGGGTTCTGAATGGAGGTTGAACTATTAGAGGATGAGATAACTCGGGACTAGCTCATTCTTCCCGCTTAATCACAATGATATCCCTTTTAGAAGGATGACATGACTTTGACTCACTATGAAGCAATATCTGAACTGAAAAAGATAAACTAGTCGATTCTAATTAAATCAATCAAACTCTAGTAAGAGGAGGCAATATTAGGTGTTCGATACCATAGTGCTATGCTGCCCATGAACGAATGAAAGAGAAGATATTCAGAGTGAATGCATCTAACATTCAAGATAAAACAACCAAAGAAGAAAATAGAACTGATCATGGCAGTATCCAATCAAGACCGCACAATCCATATCAACCATAGCAGCTTAAACTGTGGCCTTTCTattgtttctgaatttttcagatTCATTGTCACCTCTTGCTTTATTGTTTCCCAATTACCTCCCCAAAATTACACTAAATTCAGAGCTATTTGCTATCCTTGATAGACTAagtcatgtgtgtgttgggtgtgctatctatctatctatgtgCCTGTGTGCACTTTATCTACTTAGATGCTctttagatgctttgcttagctTCTAAGCCACCTACCCATTGTTGGCCTATATGTACCCAAAACTTCCCCTTTGTGGCTGTGGTTAATGGAAAAGGTCAATTTGGGCCAACAATCCTTAAGGGTGTCCATTTAACTCTGTCACTGACATTTAGGCTCATCTTAGTCATTGACACTGGGCCAGGGTGGCAAATGTGTTGCCACTCACCCCGTAATGATGGAAA from Setaria italica strain Yugu1 chromosome II, Setaria_italica_v2.0, whole genome shotgun sequence encodes the following:
- the LOC101768323 gene encoding UPF0235 protein At5g63440, which encodes MPKRTTHTYSSEDALPEGPESDLFVYYCKHCASHVLITDTQLQKMPKRKTDRAHVLDKTKHLSRLNVKESGKVMLKRGEGKLEKQFRMSCLGCDLFVCYRSEEDLEHAPFIYVVDGALSSVAAETNPHDAPVPPCITQLEGGLVQVAIEVEDRAQRSAITRVNADDVRVTVAAPAARGEANSELLEFMGKVLGLRLTQMTLQRGWNNKSKLLIVEDLSARQVYEKLLEAVQP
- the LOC101768728 gene encoding probable S-adenosylmethionine carrier 2, chloroplastic, translating into MGGSEDGGSCNLLQVLFEGAAAGGAAGVVVETALYPIDTIKTRLQAAQGGNKIQWKGLYAGLGGNIVGVLPASAIFVGVYEPAKRKLLEMFPENLSAIAHLTAGAIGGAASSLIRVPTEVVKQRMQMSQFKTAPDAVRLIVAKEGIKGLYAGYGSFLLRDLPFDAIQFCIYEQLRIGYRLAAKRDLKDAENAIIGAFAGAFTGALTTPLDVMKTRLMIQGQASQYRGFIDCAQTILREEGAGAFLKGIEPRVLWIGIGGSIFFGVLEKTKSILAERTNRSDAKLKL